The Fictibacillus arsenicus genome contains a region encoding:
- a CDS encoding ArsR/SmtB family transcription factor, with protein MFSVLSDPTRRSIIEQLSKGERSVQELAEPFDMSLPAISKHLKVLENAGLVAQRKEGRYRYYSIKPDSMDGACEWMDALKQIWSRFEGMFGCSKNKSSD; from the coding sequence GTGTTTTCTGTTTTATCAGATCCAACAAGAAGGAGTATTATCGAGCAGCTTTCAAAGGGAGAAAGGAGTGTCCAGGAGTTAGCAGAGCCTTTTGATATGTCGCTGCCTGCGATCTCAAAGCATTTAAAAGTTTTAGAGAATGCGGGTCTTGTAGCGCAAAGGAAAGAGGGGCGTTACCGGTACTACTCTATAAAACCAGATTCGATGGATGGCGCATGCGAGTGGATGGATGCTTTAAAACAGATATGGTCAAGATTTGAAGGTATGTTTGGCTGCAGTAAAAACAAAAGCAGTGATTAA
- a CDS encoding ABC transporter ATP-binding protein: MGSQQEIIKVQGLVKRYGDFTAVDGSEFSVHKGEVFGLLGPNGAGKTTTLEMLVGLRKPDEGTAIVGGFDITRELDKVKEVIGVQLQSTTLFELLTVEEILHLYGSFYREHISIPDLIEDMLLTEKKKSRIKGMSGGQKQRLAIALALVHDPQIIFLDEPTTGLDPQARRTLWDIILRLKDRGKTVVLTTHYMDEAHVLCDRIAIMDQGKLIALDTPGELVKNLQSDSAVEFRFDEEADVVLEEIEAVKQVGSQKDVHILYTDDLQKTLTSLIATASEKELKLVDLQTRTATLEDVFIHMTGRRLREG; the protein is encoded by the coding sequence ATGGGGTCTCAGCAAGAAATTATTAAAGTGCAGGGATTGGTTAAACGATATGGAGACTTCACTGCAGTGGATGGCAGTGAGTTTTCCGTACATAAAGGTGAAGTGTTCGGTCTTCTTGGTCCGAATGGTGCTGGAAAAACAACGACACTTGAGATGTTGGTCGGGCTTCGTAAACCAGATGAGGGAACAGCAATTGTTGGCGGGTTTGATATTACCCGTGAGCTCGATAAAGTGAAAGAAGTTATTGGGGTACAGCTTCAATCTACAACACTTTTTGAACTCTTGACGGTTGAAGAAATTCTCCATCTATACGGCAGTTTTTATCGTGAGCACATATCGATTCCAGATCTGATTGAAGACATGCTATTAACAGAGAAGAAGAAAAGCAGGATTAAGGGCATGTCAGGAGGCCAGAAGCAACGTCTTGCAATTGCGCTGGCACTCGTTCATGATCCGCAGATTATCTTTTTGGATGAGCCGACGACAGGTTTAGATCCGCAAGCCCGACGGACGCTGTGGGATATTATTCTGCGCTTGAAAGACCGTGGAAAAACGGTTGTGCTGACGACTCACTATATGGATGAAGCGCATGTCCTGTGTGACCGAATCGCGATTATGGACCAAGGAAAGCTAATTGCGCTCGATACGCCTGGTGAGCTCGTGAAGAATTTGCAATCCGACAGTGCCGTTGAGTTCCGTTTTGATGAAGAAGCGGATGTGGTGCTAGAAGAGATTGAAGCCGTTAAACAGGTAGGAAGCCAGAAGGATGTACATATCCTGTACACGGATGACCTGCAAAAAACGCTAACTAGTTTAATAGCAACAGCTTCTGAAAAAGAACTGAAGCTGGTAGATCTGCAAACAAGAACGGCAACACTTGAAGATGTATTTATTCACATGACAGGAAGAAGGTTACGAGAAGGATGA
- a CDS encoding ABC transporter permease produces MRAYYQLTLAQLRIFLRNRQVLFWTLAFPIFLMIMLGSFLGNGNGISLTVAVVDQDKSEQSKVLVEELKKNKAISIEKSSNEKEMLQQLKDGDLQLVVTIPESYGKSVDAGGNSEPFKLPVYYNETNLTVSQVGLQLVNNAVDTISKKQVDYKPAVVTDSKGVEALNLRYIDFLVPGIVAMMIMSNNMNGVAGQISSWRERGILRRMQGTTLKASTFIAAQITARFMLNGLQAMIVLGVAWAAFGIEVRGSWLTVVAFVTLGTLAFMAIGFIIAGIAKTPESAGPIAGFLSFPMLFLGGVFFPIKDMPEFLQPIVQILPIAHLSHALRETMNVGASFMDLGMEAIILGCWLVGAFIAASFTFKWE; encoded by the coding sequence ATGAGAGCATATTACCAACTGACTTTAGCCCAGCTCCGGATTTTCCTTCGAAACCGGCAAGTATTATTTTGGACGCTCGCTTTTCCGATTTTTTTAATGATCATGCTCGGATCGTTCTTAGGGAACGGCAACGGCATCTCTTTGACTGTAGCTGTAGTTGATCAAGACAAAAGTGAGCAGTCGAAGGTTTTAGTGGAGGAACTTAAAAAAAACAAAGCGATTTCAATTGAGAAAAGTTCGAATGAAAAAGAAATGTTACAACAGCTGAAAGACGGAGATCTGCAGCTTGTCGTTACCATTCCTGAAAGCTATGGCAAGAGTGTAGATGCAGGCGGGAATTCCGAGCCGTTCAAACTGCCAGTCTATTATAACGAGACGAATCTAACCGTTTCACAGGTAGGACTGCAGCTCGTGAATAATGCGGTAGATACAATCAGTAAAAAACAAGTAGATTACAAGCCTGCTGTTGTGACAGATTCTAAAGGTGTAGAGGCATTAAACCTCCGTTACATAGACTTCCTTGTACCTGGAATTGTTGCGATGATGATTATGAGCAACAACATGAACGGTGTGGCCGGTCAGATTTCCTCGTGGCGTGAGCGCGGTATTTTGAGGAGGATGCAAGGGACTACATTGAAGGCATCAACATTTATTGCAGCTCAAATAACCGCTCGATTTATGCTGAACGGTTTGCAGGCAATGATCGTGCTTGGCGTAGCCTGGGCGGCATTCGGGATTGAAGTGCGGGGGTCATGGCTGACAGTCGTTGCGTTCGTAACCCTTGGTACTTTAGCATTCATGGCGATTGGTTTTATTATTGCAGGGATTGCTAAGACTCCTGAGAGTGCGGGACCAATCGCTGGATTTCTTTCGTTCCCGATGCTGTTCTTAGGCGGTGTGTTTTTCCCAATAAAAGATATGCCAGAATTTTTGCAGCCAATCGTTCAGATTCTGCCGATTGCTCATCTCAGTCATGCACTGCGTGAAACGATGAACGTCGGGGCGTCATTCATGGATCTTGGAATGGAAGCGATCATTCTAGGCTGCTGGCTCGTTGGAGCATTTATTGCCGCAAGTTTTACGTTTAAGTGGGAGTAA
- a CDS encoding DUF6526 family protein — protein METQNFKNHARMHPIYHYVLSLLVVGGLIASIVYLFKAEDTFLGVVLVVMSLSLAVTFALLRLYPLKAQDRAIRAEENLRYYVLTGKLLDAKLTPGQIVALRFAPDNEFPGLAEKAAAENMKPKEIKQAINNWKADQYRI, from the coding sequence ATGGAGACACAAAACTTTAAAAATCATGCACGCATGCACCCGATTTATCATTATGTGTTGAGTTTGCTGGTAGTTGGGGGACTGATTGCAAGTATCGTTTATCTGTTTAAAGCGGAGGATACTTTTTTAGGTGTTGTTCTTGTAGTAATGTCACTGAGCTTGGCGGTTACATTTGCTCTGCTGCGTTTATATCCATTGAAAGCGCAAGACCGTGCCATTCGTGCTGAAGAGAACCTGCGTTATTACGTGTTAACAGGGAAATTGTTAGACGCGAAACTTACACCCGGACAGATCGTGGCATTGCGTTTTGCACCAGACAACGAGTTTCCTGGATTAGCAGAAAAAGCTGCTGCCGAAAACATGAAACCCAAAGAAATTAAACAAGCGATTAACAACTGGAAAGCGGATCAATACAGAATCTAA